The Flammeovirga yaeyamensis genome segment AATCAAGCATTCTCCAGAAGTAATCATCATTGTGGTATCTAACCCAATGGATACAATGACTTACTTAGCTGCAAAAGCAACAGGTCTTCCTAAGAACAGAATCATCGGTATGGGTGGTGCTTTAGATAGTGCTCGTTTCAAGTACCGTTTGGCTGAAGCTTTAGATTGTCCTCAATCTGACGTATCAGGTATGGTAATCGGTGGTCACTCTGACGTAGGAATGGTTCCATTGATCGAAAAAGCAACTCGTAATTCTGTTCCTGTATCTGAGTTCTTATCTGAAGAGCAAAAAGCAGGTATCGTAGAAGCGACTAAAGTAGGTGGTGCTACGTTGACTAAATTATTAGGTACTTCAGCTTGGTATGCTCCAGGTGCTGCAGTTTCTGAATTAGTTAAAGCAATCGCTTTGGATTCTAAGAAAATGTTCCCTTGTTCAGCACTTCTTGAAGGTGAATATGGTTTGAACGATCTTTGTATTGGTGTACCAGTATTGATTGGTAAAAACGGTATCGAGAAAATCGTTGAAATCGAGCTTTCAGAAGACGAAAAAGCAAAATTAGTAACATCTGCTGAGGGTGTTTCTAAAACAAATGGTCTGCTTGAAGTTGAAGCATAGGAAATAATATACATTTCAATATTGGAAGCCACTCAGTTTTGAGTGGCTTCTTTTTTTTGCTCTCCAATTAAAAATTTATAATAATCAGTTACTTTTTAATTGAAATAAGTAAATTTGATGTCTTTAAAAGGAATAATAGTTCATTCTCTATGATGGATATTTTTATCTTTTAATTGAGAAGTATTTGAATCAGTGATCTTTACATAATTATATATGAAAATTGGAATTGTTGGTGGAGGCATATCTGGCTTAACAGCTGCTTTTTATTTACAGAAAAAAGGGTACGACTGTACCGTTTTGGAAAAAAATAATGTAGCAGGAGGATGTATTTCCACTGAACAAAAAGATGGGAGAATTTATGAAAATGGACCCAACTCTCTACTCTTTACATCTAAACATTTAAAGTTTATAGAAGAAGTCGGTTTTTTAGATGAATTAATCGAAGCTGAAGCTGTAAATAAAGATAGATTCATACTTAAAAATGGTAAGTATCATGTACTTCCATCAGGACCTCAAAATTTCTTCTCTAACAAGTTTTTTTCTGGTAAAACCAAATGGAAGATAATCACAGAATATTTCAGAAAAAATCAAGCAGCATCGGATAAAGAGACAGTATATGATTTCTTTCTAAGAAGGTTCAACAAAGAAATATGTGACTATGCCTTGGATCCATTTGTTTCCGGTATTTATGCCGGAGATCCTAAGAAATTAGCCATTAAAGCCTCTTTTCCATCACTCTATGAAGCAGAACATAAACATGGTTCGATTATCAAAGGGATGATAAAGAAAAGAAAAGAGAACAAAGAAAATGGTGTACCAACTGAAAGAAGAACCGCTTACAGTTTTAAGGAAGGTAATTTCTCTTTTATCAAAAAGTTGGCTGATCAGGTGAATATTAAATCCTCATTTACTGTAAAAAATATACTGAAAGAGGAGCAGTATTTTACTATAGAAGGTGAATCAGAAACTTTACAATTCGATCATGTAGTCATTGCATCAGATATTTATTCAAGTAGTTCTTTCTTGAAAGGATTGTTACCAACTGTGGCGAATAAGATCGAAAATATTGTAGCTCCACCAATGTGTGTCGTTCACAGTGTTTATAGTAAAGATGCAGTGAAAAATGCTCCAATTGGTTTTGGAGGATTAAATCCACGATTAGAAAAAACATTTACTGCTGGTTCGATTTGGACTTCATGTATATTTCCAAATAGAACACCACAAGGAGAAGCTATGATCACTTCTTTTGTTGGAGGGATGCAAAATCCTGAAAAAACAAACTTGTCAGAAGATGAGTTAAAAGAAGGAGTAGCACATGAGCTGAATTCAACACTCAATATTGAAGGTCAACCTATTTATCAGAAAGTATTTAAATGGGAAAAGGCAATTCCTCAGTATTCTTATGATATAGTAGAATTATGGGAAGAAATGAACAAAAACGAAATAGATGGACTTCATTTCACAACCAATTGGAAAGGAGGTATTGCAGTGCCAGAATGTATTGATCAGGCAATAGCTTTATCAGAAAACATCTAGTTGATATATTTTTTCATTCAAAAATGATGAATTTTATCTTTGAATGATATACATAATATTTTTAATTCTATTTTTGCGATGAGTAATACTTATCAGATATTTAACTTATAGAATCTAAACATAAACGATATGAAATTTTTTATTGACACAGCTAATTTAGACGAAATCAAGGAAGCATACGCTATGGGCGTATTGGACGGTGTAACAACTAATCCGTCTTTGATGGCTAAAGTTGGAGTGAAGGGAAAGGAAGCTGTTCATGCTCACTATAAAGCAATTTGTGACATTGTTGATGCTAACGTAAGTGCAGAGGTATTGTCAACAACCTATGAGGAGATGATCAAAGAAGGTGAGGAGTTGGCAGCAATTGATCATAAGATTGTTGTAAAAGTACCTATGATCGAGGATGGAGTAAAAGCTATTAAATATTTTTCTAGCAAAGGTATTGATACAAACTGTACGCTTATTTTCTCAGCAGGTCAGGCCTTGTTAGCTGCGAAAGCTGGAGCAACTTATGTATCTCCATTTATTGGTAGATTAGATGATGTTTCTACAGACGGTATGCAATTAGTAGAAGATATCGTAACAATTTATGAAAACTACGGTTTCGGTACTCAAGTACTAGCTGCTTCTGTACGTCACCCAATGCATATTATGCAGTGTGCTGCTATTGGTGCAGACGTTGCCACTTGTCCTTTGACAGCAATCAAAGCACTATTGAATCACCCTTTAACTGATAAAGGTTTGGCTCAATTTGTAGCTGATGCTAAAAAAATGGAAGAATAAAAATTAATAGAGGTTGTTTTGTACACAGATGAGACAACCTCTTTCTTATATGCTCTTTTATTTTCAGTATTTCAGAAAAAAATTAAGGGTAATCATCAATTACTATGTATATTATCAAAGTAAAGGGTAAAGCAAAAATCCCTAATTATATCCAACTAAGAGACGAAAACTTTGTGTTGATCGCTTATTTTAGAGCGGATAGGCCTCTTTCAAAATTAGAAAAATATGGTCTTGAAGGTAAAGAGGAAGCACTTAAAAAAGTAATTGATCATCTTGAGTTTGGTAAAATTCAGAAATTAGAAATTTAATCTTAATGAATTCAGTAGTTAGTTTAAGAGATGTAAAGCTCAGTTTTGATGGAGCCGTAGTATTAAAAGATATCAGTATTGATATCGCTTCTGGAGAGTTCGTATACTTATTAGGACCTACAGGAAGTGGTAAATCATCTTTATTAAGACTATTGTATGCAGATCAAAAACCTACTGATGGAGTAATTAAGGTAAATGGATTTCAAGTGGATGAAATCAAAGATAAAGAGGTTCCTTTCTTAAGAAGATCATTAGGGGTAATCTTTCAAGATTTTGAATTACTTACGGACAGATCTGTAGAAGATAACCTTGAGTTTGTGATGAAAGCGACAGGCTGGAAATCAGCAGCTCAGATAAATCAGAAAATTGATGAAGTACTTGAGAAAGTACATTTGTCAAAAATATCCAGACAAAAGATGCCCCACCAATTATCAGGTGGTGAGCAACAAAGAGTAGCCATTGCTAGAGCTTTGATCAACAATCCAAAAGTACTTATTGCAGATGAACCTACAGGAAACTTAGATCCGAAAGTATCCAGGTCAATTCTTCAATTATTTAAAGAAATCAATTCAGACGGTACTTGTGTGATCATGGCAACACATCAACATTCATTTTTAAGATTAAATCCTGAACGTTCAATCGTTTTTGAAAAAGGATCGATCAAAGATATTTCAAAAAAACAGGTACAACAGAAATTAGACCTAAATCAAGCCTAATGAATTTTACTTCTATACTAGCCGTTTTAAATAATCGTTGTCCTTCTTGTCGAGAAAAAAGTATCTTTACTAATGCCGCTTACTCGACATCATTCCATAAAGTACATAAGAGATGTCCCAACTGTAATGCTAATCTCGTTCCTGAAACGGGATTTTATTATGGAGCAATGTATGTAAGTTACGCTATTAATACAGCCATCATTTTAGGTGTAATGTTTGTATTTACCGTATTACTTGATATTGATGATGTAAGTATTTTATTAGCAGCAGCAATTGGACCTATGATTGTTTTTATGCCTTTGATATTTAGACTGTCAAGATCCATTTATTTACATCTCGTAGGAGGGATAAAATATCAAGGAAAAAAATAAAGGTTGCCGAAGCAACCTTATTTTCTTTATGGGATTTTCTTTTTCTTTACTCTTCCTCCATTATTTTCTGGAGCTTTTATTTTTAGTTTCTCAGATTTTGAAGCACCATTTATTGTAAATCGAATTGTATATTCACCTTCATCGAGGTAGTAATTGCCATTTTGCTTTTCAGCTAATTGATATTTCTTTTTGTACTGTTTCTGATAAATCTCTTTATATTCTTTTCCTACTTCGAAATTATATTTGATATAGTTAATTCCCTTATCAACAGTGGATGTCTGAGTGAATATCACTTTATCTTTAATTAGAACTTCCATCTTCATTTCCCCATTTGATGAAACAAAAACAGGAATGTCAATAGTCGATTCAATAGGAACACCCCATTCAAAATAACCTTCAATCTGACCCCATTTTTTATTTAAAGTTTCTTCTTTTAGAGGATAGGTAATAATCGCCTTCTCAAAATCTTTTGATGAGAGATTTTGGATGTTGTCTAATTTTCCAACATAAATACTTCGACCATGAGTACCAACAATGATTTCATTATCTCTAGGGTGAATAGCTAGATCGTGAATGGCCACTCTAGGTAAATCACCAAGTACCATAAAACTTTTTCCAGTATCAAATGATATGTAAAGGCCATGATCAGTTCCAACATAAAGTACTTCTTTATTGTTAGGATCCTCTTTGATGACATTTATTGATTCGGCAGGTAAATCACCAAGTTTACTCCATGAATCACCTTTATTTGTAGAAACATATAAATAGCTATTGAAATCATCATTTCTGTAGCCATTTAATGATACATAAACGGTATTCACATCATACTTTGAAGCTATGACTCTACTTACCCATAGATTTTTAGGTAAACCTTTAGAAATAGCTTTCCAAGAAGCACCAACATTTTCAGAGATGCTTACTATCCCGTCATCAGAACCTGTATAAATAAGACCGAATTGAATAGGGGATTCAGAAATTGTAGTCAATGTACCAAAAGGAACATTTCCTTGAATTCCACCATTCGTTAAATCATTAGAAACAGCTTCAAAACTTTCTCCTTGGTTTAAAGAACGGTGTAGGCGATTAGACCCAAAGTAAATTACGTCGTAATTGTGCTTAGAAACGACGATAGGAGACTGCCAATTCCATCGTAAGGGTTTCTCACTTAAAGTATGTTTGGGGGTGATGTAGGACATTTTACCAGATTTCTGATTGATCTTGTAATAATTCCCAAATTGATAACCTGTGTAGATAATATTATTATCTCTTTCGTCTACACCAATTTGCATACCGTCACCACCCATTACTGATTGGAATGGATATTTACCATTGTATTGCCAACCTCTACTAATTTCAGTTTTAGAAGAACCAACCCAGACACCATTATCTTGTAGACCTCCATAAATATTATATGGTTCAGCCATATCGTAATTTATTGAGTAAAACTGTCCAACAGGGAAACTATTACATTTAAAGTAATTCTGACCTCCATCAAATGATATGTTGACACCACCGTCGTTACCAAGAATAATATGATCCGTATTGTTGGGGTTAATCCAAAGTGCATGATGATCCACATGTACATTATCATCACCTAAATCTTTCCAAGTTTTTCCTCCATCAGTAGAACCTAAGAAAGGAACACCCAAAATATAAATTCTATTATCGTCTTTTGGATCTATTCTAATATTTCCAAAATAATAGCCAAAGGTATACACCACACGGTCCAAATAATTATCGTGTGTTTTCTTCCATGATAGACCGCCATCTTCAGAAACATATACTTCAGCACCTTTTACTTCTGTATTGAATAAATCTTCCTCAGCATCACCTAAATAATCTACTAAAGCTTTAGGAGAATATTTTTCATTCTTGATATCAGATTTTATGGATTCAGCATTGTACTGTTTAGGGAAATTATAATGATCAAGATATTCATTGATATCATCATCAGATAATTTTGAAAAAGCATCATTACTCATTTCATTTAACTGATTGAAATGAAGAGCAATTTCTTTTTTTTCAACATCCTCCTTAGCATCTTGATTATCTAAAAAAGCATATAGTTTATCAGAATTTTGTGATGATATTCCTAAGCCAATACGTCCAACACCATCACTATCAGGAAAACCTGTATTACCGACTGTTAATCTCTTCCAGGTTTCACCACCATCAACAGATTTATAAATTCCAGATTCTTTACCTGAGGCTTTGAAATTCCATGCATTTCTATGTCTTTCCCAAGCTGATGCATATAAAATATCAGGGTTTTTAGGGTCAATGATAAGATCAATTACACCAGTACTATCAGAGACAAATAAGGTTTTACTCCAAGTAGCACCTCCATCAGTTGATTTATAGACTCCACGATGATCATCTTTAGAATATAAATTACCAATTGATGCGACCCAAAGTGTATTGTCATTTTTAGGATGAAGAACGATTCGTCCAATATGTTGTGTATTTTCTAAACCTATATGATTCCAAGTTTGCCCTTTGTCATTCGACTTGTATAAACCATTACCTGCATAACTCGATCTTGATGAGTTGTTTTCACCAGTTCCAATGTAAATCGAGTTGTTTTCCCAATTAACCGCAATATCACCAATAGTCATGGATGCTTCGTCTTGAAACAATGGTGTGAATTTCACTCCATTCGAATTTGTATACCATAGACCACCTGAGGCAAAGGCACTATAAAATTCATTTGGATTGTTAGGGTTTGCATCAATATCAGTAACACGGCCACTCATTATTGTTGGGCCTACATTCCTAAATGGTACGTTCTTGAAAAAGGATTTGTCTTTATTGTTTTGATACTGAGCAAAAGCTTCATTTCTATCAACCTTCTTTTGGGAAAATGAATAGAATGGAAGTAAAGTAATAATTGAAATTAGAAAGAAATTTTTCATTAATATGTTTATTATAGTTGTGTTCTATCTTTGAAGTGGTAGGTTATACCAAATACTAAATTGAATTGGAGATAGGTTGCTTTTGTATTATAATTAATGTCTCCGATTTCTTGATATGGACGAGCAGTTAAATTGACCAATTGAGGGTCTCCTTTTGAAAAACCCATATCAGCTACAATTCCGGCAATCACATTAAACCTTGGGCCAAACCACTCAATGCCGGAAGATATATGATAAAGATCCCAATAATCGTAAGATAACAGATTTTCGGAAGTTGGGTTGATCTTATTTTGGTCTAGGTTATTGAAATCTGTTCTAAAACCTGATAACAAATTTATCTTTTCAAAAAGTTTGTTTTTAAATCCGAAGGCAAGATTCACTAACTGTTTATTGGCTGCATAATATTGACCAAAGCTTTCATCTTGAGGTCTAAACATGGATTGTTCAGCTTTCATTTCGAAAATTCCATATTTATTGATAGGTCCAAAATAACCAACTCTCAACGAGATTTCAGAATTTCTTGTGTGATAACCAATATTAATATCAGCTGTAAAAGGATGTTTGTACTTACTAAAAATCTTTTCTTGTGAAGAAATTGTTTTGTGAACTTCGCCTTGGTCATTTTTAGTTTCTAATGTTCTTATCAAACTAGACTTTGATAAAAATGGTAATCTAATATCTTGTGTTTCAAAATTAAAACCAAGGTTGAGATTTTCATTAACTAACCATGCAACACCTAATTTCCATAAAATAGAAACTTGATTAAATCGCACATTTTTATAATCAACATGATAGTTAGTTACCTCGTTGTTTACACCCCAAGTTTGATTGATATTGTTAGTGATCTGTGCATTCTTTATATCAACAAAACTTGTGATACCAACGCCTAACTTTTCATTTAATCGAAATGTAGTTCCTATGGCAAAACGATCATTCCGAAGTACAGTTTTATAGTTAAAGTAACCCTCGTATATTTCTCCAGTTTCAGGTATAAATGCTGTATTTGAAGAAGTATACTCAGCACGATTATTCAATAGATTAATAATGGCATAAGTGACTTTGAAATTTTTCTTGTCATATTTAAAAGCTGTACCGGCAACCATTTGAGGTTTGGTGTCCATTGTATTCATTTTAATATGCACACCTTCGCCCGCACCGTTTGCTATATCTACAACAGTATAACCAATCAAGTCTGAAGTAAAAGATACATTCGGAGTTTCTGTAAAAGCTAAGGCACCAGGATTGTAGAAAATTGCACTGTTATCATTCACACCTGAAGCTAAAGATCCTCCTAAAAGGTTGCCATTAGCTCCTTGTTGCTGTTGCCAATAAAAATTTCCTTGAGAGTAACTAAGAAATGGAGTAATAAATAGGAGTAGAGTAAATAATTGCTGTCTCATAAAGACAATGTAGTTTTTTAGTTAAAAAAAGCCATCATTTCTGATGGCTTTTTCTTTATTTCTAAAACCTTATTTAGTTGGATAAGGTCTTGCAACTTCACCTGTATAGATTTGGCGAGGTCTAGAAATTGGTTGATTAAGATTTCTAGATTCTTTCCATTGTGCAATCCAACCTGGAAGACGACCAAGAGCAAACAATACTGTAAACATTTCAGTAGGGAAGCCCATCGCTTTATAAATAATTCCAGAGTAGAAATCAACGTTAGGGTAAAGTTTTCTAGCTTTGAAGTACTCGTCGTTCAATGCTTTTTCTTCTAAACCTTTTGCGATTTCTAATAGAGGATCGTTGATACCTAATTTTTCAAGAACTGCATCAGCATGCTTTTTGATGATCTTTGCTCTTGGATCAAAGTTTTTGTAAACTCTGTGACCAAAGCCCATTAAACGGAATGGATCATTAGGATCTTTTGCTTTGTCGATAAATTTATCAACATCACCACCGCTAGCGTGAATGTCTTCTAACATTTCGATTACTGCTTGGTTAGCACCACCGTGAAGTGGTCCCCAAAGTGCGTTAATACCTGCTGCGATAGCTACATATAAAGAAGCTTGAGAAGAACCAACTACTCTTACAGTTGCAGCTGAACAGTTTTGCTCGTGGTCTGCATGAAGAATTAATAGTTTATCCAAAGCGTCTACTAAGATAGGGTCAATCTCATAATCTTCAACAGGAAGACCAAACATCATTTTCATGAAGTTTTCGATATAACCTAATTTATTTTCTGGATACATTAGAGGGTGACCAATACTCTTCTTGTACACCCATGATGCTAGTGTAGGTAATTTTGCAATCAAACGGTGGATTGTTAAATCAACCATTTTAGGATCTCTGTTTGGATCCAACGATTCCGGGTGGAATGCAGTCAATGAAGTAACCAAAGAAGATAAAACACCCATTGGATGTGCATCTGCTGGGAAACCATCAAAGATCTTTCTTACATTCTCATGAACTAATGTGTGACGAGAAATGTCGTGTTTAAACTGCTCAAATTCTTGGGCTGTTGGTAATTCGCCATTGATAAGTAAGTAAGCTACTTCTGAGAAAGTAGAATGCTCACATAAATCTTCAATCGAATAGCCTCTGTATCTTAAGATACCTTTTTCTCCGTCTAAGAAAGTGACATCACTTGTAGTCGAACCAGTGTTCTTAAATCCTACGTCTAAAGTGATCAATCCACTTGTCGCTCTTAGTTTACTAATATCTACTCCTAGCTCATCCTCTGAGCCCTTAACTACTGGTAAATCGTAAGTATTACCCTGGTAAGTTAATTGCGCTGTGTTTTCACTCATGTTTTTTTCTGACTTTGTTTGAGGTTTGTTGTGGTCAAGTTCTACTTCTTGCATTTTGGTGTTAATTAATTTGTTCGCACGTGTAAAATAATCGCCTCATGGGTCGCTCCATTGATTTGAGTGCCTAAATATATCTTAATAATAGTTTTTAAACAAAAAAATGGGGTGTTTTTGACATTGTTAGATTAAGAAATGATTAATTATCAAGGAAAAATAATTTTGTTGATAGAAATGACATTTGTCATAATCATACTTGATAAAAATTAGCATTTCTAAATTTTTGTTATTGATTTTACTTTTTTATTACTTTTTTTTTTGAACTTTAATAATGTTTGTGATAAGTTGTTTCGCGCGGGAGGAAAACCTCTTTATTTCGCAAATGAAAAATAGAAGACTAATAGTGTAATATAAATATATATGTCAAGAAACCTTTTAATTGTCGAGTCACCTGCAAAGGCAAAGACAATAGAAAAATACTTAGGCGAAGGATATACAGTAAGATCAAGCTACGGACACGTTCGAGATTTAAAGAAAGGTAACGATGCCATTGATGTTGAAAAAGACTTTTTGCCCATTTATGAAGTACAGTCTGATAAAAAAGATGTAATTCGTGAGCTTAAAAAATTAACTAAGGAAGCAGAAACTGTATGGTTAGCGACCGATGATGACCGCGAGGGGGAGGCTATTTCTTGGCATTTACAAGAGGCACTCAATTTAAAAAATAAAGACACTAAAAGAATTGTCTTTAGGGAAATTACTAAAACTGCGATTCAATCTGCGATACAAAAGCCTCGTACTATTGATATTGATTTAGTTAATGCTCAACAAGCTAGAAGAATTCTTGACCGTTTAGTAGGTTTTGAATTATCTCCAGTACTTTGGAAAAAAATTCAAAGAGGCCTTTCAGCAGGTAGAGTTCAAAGTGTAGCCGCTCGTCTCGTTGTTGAAAGAGAAAGAGAAATAGAAGGCTTTAAACCAAAAGACTATTATAGAGTAGTTGCTAATTTTGATTTAGGTAATAATAAATCATTAGAAGCTGAGCTGAATACAAAGTTTAATACTAAGGAAGAAGCAGAGAAATTTTTAAATGATTGCTTGGGTGATGATTTCAAAATTTCTGATATCAAAACACGTCCAGGTAAAAAATCTCCGGCACCTCCATTTACTACTTCCACTTTACAACAGGAAGCGAGTAGAAAACTAGGTTACTCAGTGGCTTCTACTATGTCTATTGCTCAACGATTATATGAAGCTGGACATATTACTTATATGCGTACCGATTCATTAAATCTATCTCAAGAAGCTATTCAATCAGCTACAGAAGAGATTGCAAATGTTTATGGTGATGCATATGTTCAAGAAAGACATTTCAAAACTTCTAATAAAGGAGCACAAGAAGCTCACGAAGCCATTAGACCTACTAATTTTAAAAACCACAAATTAAAATTAGAAGATAATAGAGAGGCTAGATTATATGATTTGATCTGGAAACGTGCAGTTGCTTCTCAAATGTCTGATGCTCAATTAGAAAGGACTACTGCAGAAATTACTACTCCAAAAAGAACTGAGAAGTTTACCGCTAAAGGGGAAGTAATTAAGTTTGAAGGTTTCTTAAAGGCATATATCGAATCGAATGACGATGATGATATTGAAGAGGATGAAACTACAAAAGGTATGTTACCTCCTTTGAATGTTGGTCAAGATTTGCCTATCAATGTAATTAATGCTACTCAAAGATTTACTAGACCAGCTGCTAGATATACTGAAGCAAGCTTAGTAAAAACTTTGGAAGAAAAAGGGATTGGTCGTCCATCAACTTATGCTCCTACAATTTCAACTATTCAAAAAAGAGAATATGTGATTAAGGAAGCTAGAGATGGAAAAGAAAGAGCTTATAATCAATTAACTCTTTCAGCTGGCGAAATCGTAAGCAAGGACCTTAACGAAACTTATGGTGCTGAAAAAGGAAAGTTATTCCCTACAAATA includes the following:
- the topA gene encoding type I DNA topoisomerase — protein: MSRNLLIVESPAKAKTIEKYLGEGYTVRSSYGHVRDLKKGNDAIDVEKDFLPIYEVQSDKKDVIRELKKLTKEAETVWLATDDDREGEAISWHLQEALNLKNKDTKRIVFREITKTAIQSAIQKPRTIDIDLVNAQQARRILDRLVGFELSPVLWKKIQRGLSAGRVQSVAARLVVEREREIEGFKPKDYYRVVANFDLGNNKSLEAELNTKFNTKEEAEKFLNDCLGDDFKISDIKTRPGKKSPAPPFTTSTLQQEASRKLGYSVASTMSIAQRLYEAGHITYMRTDSLNLSQEAIQSATEEIANVYGDAYVQERHFKTSNKGAQEAHEAIRPTNFKNHKLKLEDNREARLYDLIWKRAVASQMSDAQLERTTAEITTPKRTEKFTAKGEVIKFEGFLKAYIESNDDDDIEEDETTKGMLPPLNVGQDLPINVINATQRFTRPAARYTEASLVKTLEEKGIGRPSTYAPTISTIQKREYVIKEARDGKERAYNQLTLSAGEIVSKDLNETYGAEKGKLFPTNMGMVVNDFLVKHFPKVVDYSFTANVEEQFDEIAHGNMEWQNMLKNFYTPFHENVVDTEENADRAEAHAERELGIDPQSGKRVITRLGRFGPIVQIGEQDDEEKKFASLRKGQYLESITLEDALELFKLPRTLGKFEDKVVVAAIGRFGPYIRHDGKFVSLGKEYAPETVELDTAIELILAKREADAKKLIKTFEEEENLQLLNGRWGAYISYNKANIKIPKELKEKAAELTYEEVKKIIEEAPTPKTRGKAAAKKETAAKKTTATKKKAPAKKKTAAKKK